DNA from Chryseobacterium wanjuense:
GCTTTTACAGAACAGGTTAAAATTGTAAATACAATAAATAAAATACATTTTTTTTTCATATGTGTAAGTTTTAAATGATTATTTTAAGAATACTGAATGTATAACATCAAATATCAGTTTGTTGTACAAAATTATATCCTTTCATCGATCATTTTAAAAAATGCTTGTGTGATTATGCCGAGACACTTGTAGAAATAATACTACGGGAATATCCAATTATTATGTTAATTTTGTTAAACTAATAACTGATGATTGATTTAAAATATATTGCATGAGCAGGTTTCTGATTACTATTTTTCTATTTGTAATCTTTCAGGCAGAAGGGCAGATTGCATCCTCATGGTATGATATGGATAGCGGCCTTCCCCAAAATAGCATTAAGGACATTATTAAAGACAAATACGGCTTTATCTGGCTTTCCACAGATGACGGTATTGTAAGGTATGACGGTTTATCCTTTACCCCATACAATAATTTAGCGGTAACCAATCTGCATTTTGAAGATTTTCACGGGAATATCTCTCACGATAGTATCATGATAGGCAATAACAATGAAGAGAACAAAATCCTGATCACCAAAAGAAATGTTTATAAAATCCCTCAAAAAAATCTGAACAAGGTTGAGAGTATTCTTCTAAAAGAAAAAAATGGGTTTAAAAAAAGGCTGGTAAAAAACATAGGTTTAGAATATTATCCCGGTTTGCAATATTTTATCAAAACTAAATCCGGAGATTATTTTTTCAGGAAAAACGAAATTTTATATCTCGAAAAAAAAAAGGTAAAGCAAAAGATTTCTATTCCTTTTTCTAATCCCGATTTATCTCATGTCTTCGTTTATAATGAAGTTCTTTATGTTACAGATCCCATAAAAAGGCACACATACCGCATCGATAAAGGGAAATTATCCATTCTAAAAGAACCTACCATTCTTAATGACCCCTCTACCAGAATATTCTGGCAGCAGATTTCCGATCAGACCTTTATCCTTAATAATGATGAAATTTCTCTGCTCCAACATGATAAAAATGGACTTCAACTAAAATTTCTGGTGAAGTATAAAGATTTCGGAAGACAGCGTTTTAATTGCATCTTTTATGATCAGCATTTTAACAAATTGTATTTAGGAAGCCTTACCAAAGGATTAAATATCATTTATTTAGGAAATTTTTTCACCGCTCAGAAAAAGATTCCATTTGTGGAAGAAGTGGCGCGTGCTTCATTACCGTTTACCAGGAATACGATTATTGATGTTTCAGGGTACGAATTAAATAAATATGGACTTGTAAAAAATCATTATTTTGATTCTGATAATAAATACTTTATGCAGTATGATGATTCAAAAAACATTTTGTTTACAAAAGATTCTGTCTTAGTGAGAATGCGAAAATCTTCTCAGTATAAAGTAAGAGATACCGTTTCTTTTATAAAAACATTTTGCGGAATTTATGAAAAAGATTCATTAAGAGCTGTTAGTATAACGTATGACTTAAAATACTCCTACTTATATATTTATAAAAACAAACATATAAAAAAAGCAGATTGTATTTTTAAATTCAAAGGATCGGTGAGTTCATTTTTAAAATACGGAAATGACTTATTGGTTGGGCATAATAATGGGCTGTATAGAATCTCGCTCAGCCACAATACAATTTCTCAGCTTGCCAGCGGAATCAGCGTAAAAAGTATTATCCAGACTCCGGATAAAATGGTTTGGGTAACAACCAATAAACATGGATTTTTTTTGTTGAAGGATAAGAAATTATTTAAAATTCCTTTGGATCAAAATGCCTATTTAAGTTCTGCCCATTATATTCTTGCGGATCCGTATGGTTATTACTGGATATCTTCCAACAACGGGTTATTTAAAGCCTCAAAAAACCTATTGCTACAGTCTGTCAAAAGCAAAAGTCCTGTATTTTATTACCGATTTTCTAAAAGTGAAGGATTATTGACCAATGAGTTTAATGGAGCAACACTACCCAATGCTTATTCTTTAGACAATGGAGAATTTGTATTTCCTTCAATGGACGGATTTGTTTTTTTTAATCCGAAATCGATTGCAACTTATTATCCCGACAAGAAAAATATATTTATTGAAAGAGCGAGAATTAACAATTCAAAAATCATTAATTTCAAAAATCATCTTGTCCTGGAAAACAACTATAAGCAAGCTGATATATTCATTGATATCCCGTATTATTCTAATTCATATAATTTAAGAATTGAGGCAAAAATAGAAGGTGAAGATAAAGACTGGCAGCAAATTCCCATCAAAGATGAACGGAAATACACGATAAAAAGTCTTGAAACGGGCACCTATACCTTGCTGCTTAGAATCTTGGTTTCACCAGACGGATCTTATGAATACAAAACCATATCTTTTGAAATAAAGCCTCTTTTTTATCAGACGACTGCTTTTAAAATAAGTCTGGGTCTTTTGTTATTATTGATTATCATCTACATAGGTCAAAAGCGTACAAAATTTTTACGTAAAAAAAATACGACCTTAAAAACGAAGGTGAATCACATGGCTAATGAATTAAAAGAAACTTCAAAACACCTGGAAACCGTAAAAAATGACATGCAGAAAGAATCTGAGTACAGGACACGGCTTGTAGAAGCCATCAGCCATGATATTGCTACGCCTGTAAAATACATCGCCCTGTTGTCTCAGAAACTGAATGAAGAAAAAGATACTGATATTCAGAAAGAATATTTTGATACCATTCATCAGTCGTCTGCACAGCTGTATTCTTTCACCCTTCAACTGAAGGAATACACTGATCTTTACAGGACGGAAAATATCTTTCAGACGGAAAAATATCCAATCAATGAGATATTAATCACGAAAAAAAGACTGTTTGACGATATCGCAAAATCTAAAAAAAATAGTATTATTATTGACGATAAAAACGAAGCTTATTCTTTCATTAATAAAAATATAATTGCGTGCATTATTCATAATCTTCTTGACAATGCAGTAAAATATACAGATGGAGGTACTATACATCTCAGCGCAGAAGAAGGTAGTGATTTTACCTCTATAAACATATCCGACACAGGCTACGGAATGTCGGATGAACAAATGATTTACTATAAACAAGTCTTTGAACATGCGAATGAAGATGATATAGTACAATTTAAAAATTACGGGCTTGGTCTTCACATGGTCATTCATTTAATTAAAAAAATTAATTCCGTAATAACATTTAATAAAAATATTCCACACGGAACGATTATAAAAATCATCCTAAAAAATACATATGAATAACCGAATTTTAATTGCTGATGATCATCTTGTAGTGTCGATTGGCATTGTTTCAATTTTAAGGTCTGCTTATCCAAACATGGTGATAGACATTGCTAAAAGTTACCCGGAAGCAAAAAATTGCTTACTGGCTCACAAATATGATGTCATCATGCTGGACATCCACATGCCCGGAACCCAGTATACACAAATGATCCCGGAAATTAAAGAGCTGCAGAATGACATAAAGATCCTGATTTTCTCATCTTTTGACCAGAATATTGCCTTACAATACATTCGCAAAGGTGCCGAAGGATATCTGAATAAGCAATGCAGCGAAGACGACGTTAAAAATGCCATAAATACCATTCTTGAAACGGGATTCTACTATCCCCCGGAGCTTATTCCTATTATAATGAAAGGCACTAAAGAAACCACCGAAGTAAAGAATCTCACCACCAGAGAATTTGAGGTTTTTGAATTGCTGGCTAAAGGAAACGGCAACCTTGAAATTTCTTCCTATCTTAATGTACAAGTATCGACTGTAAGTACTTTTAAGAAAAGAATTTTTGAGAAATTAAAGATTACTAATATTGCGGAACTTATAGAAATATATAAGTGTTTGCATTGAAAACATTTTGATATTTTCACATTTATAGATAGAAGATCCGTGTTAGCTATGCGGATTTTTAGTTTTTTTAAACAAAATTCTACTCATGTATAAGTTTCTCAATAGAAACCCTATTCAGCTTTTTCAACCTCTTTTCCTCTATTAAAGCTAAAGTTTTAGATTCAAAACTTTGGACATACACAATCTTCCAATCCTCCGTCCCTGAAGTATATTTTCCTTTCGAATTAATATGATAAGTTAAACGCTTTTCCACATCCTCGGAAAAACCTTTATAATAAACATCTCTACTCAGAGAATATAGAATATAAACGTAATACATTTTAAAAATAAAAAAATCCTACAACTATTTGTAGGATTCTATTTTGCGATCCGGACGGAACTCGAACCCGTCTCGTCTTAGGACGAGATGACAGGGCGGCATTCTACTGTTTTATGAGTTTCTCAATAGAAACCCTATTCAGCTTTTTCAACCTCTTTTCCTCTATTAAAGCTAAAGTTTTAGATTCAAAACTTTGGACATACACAATCTTCCAATCCTCCGTCCCTGAAGTATATTTTCCTTTTGAATTAATATGATAAGTTAAGCGCTTTTCCACATCCTCGGAAAAACCTTTATAATAAATATCTCTGCTCAGAGAATATAGAATATAAACGTAATACATTTTAAAAATAAAAAAATCCTACAACTATTTGTAGGATTCTATTTTGCGATCCGGACGGGACTCGAACCCGCGACCTCCGCCGTGACAGGGCGGCATTCTAACCAGCTGAACTACCGGATCAATTTTTTTTAAAGAAATTGAGAAAACTTCTGCGATCCGGACGGGACTCGAACCCGCGACCTCCGCCGTGACAGGGCGGCATTCTAACCAGCTGAACTACCGGATCAATTTTTTAAAGAAACTGATGAAAACTTCTGCGATCCGGACGGGACTCGAACCCGCGACCTCCGCCGTGACAGGGCGGCATTCTAACCAACTGAACTACCGGATCAATTTTTTAAAAGAAACTGATGAAAACTCTGCAATCCGACTGGAGACTCAACCCGTCTCGTTTACAACGAGATGACAGGGCGGCATTCTAACCAACTGAACTACCGGATCAATTTTTTTAAAAGAAACTGATGAAAACTCTGCAATCCGACTGGAGACTCAACCCGTCTCGTTTATAACGAGATGACAGGGCGGCATTCTAACCAACTGAACTACCGGATCAATTTTTTAAAGAAACTGATGAAAACTCTGCAATCCGATTGGAGACTCAACCCGTCTCGTCTTAGGACGAGATGACAGGGCGGCATTCTAACCAACTGAACTACCGGATCAATTTTTTAAAGAAACTGATGAAAACTCTGCAATCCGACTGGAGACTCAACCCGTCTCGTTTACAACGAGATGACAGGGCGGCATTCTAACCAATTGAACTTACAAATCAAATTTCTTAAAGAACTTCGTTTCTTTTTTGTGATTGCAAAACTACAACTTTTTTCCTTACCTGCAAATTATTTTTCAAAAAAAAGCCTTCCAAAAGCGGAAGGCATTCATTATCAAAGTTATTTTTTTACAAGTGTGCGCTTAGTTTTTCAGCGATCACCTCTTTCGGAGCTACACCAACTAATTTGTCAACCACTTCACCGTTCTTAAAAATTAGAACTGTAGGGATATTTCTGATACCATATTGCATAGAAATCTCCTGGTTGTTGTCTACATCTACTTTTCCTACTACTGCTTTTCCTTCAAAATCATGTGCAACCTCTTCAATGATTGGTCCCAACGTTCTACAAGGTCCACACCATACTGCCCAAAAGTCTACTAATACCGGCTTATCTGATTTTAAAACCGTGTCCTGAAATGAGCTATCTGTAATTTCTAAAGCCATTTTGTTTCTTTTATTTAAATTAATATTATATTCTTATTCTAATCCTTAATTAGATACCCAAAATTACGCCATTTGAGTAATATTGTTATCTATGCTCAACATTTGTATTTTCTATAACAAAGTCTTTTGAAATTTCTTTCAAAGCATTAACTAAAGCATCGATGTCTTCTTTAGTTGTCATGTGGCTAAATGAAATACGTAAAGGGGTACAATGATCCATCTCATCCTCAGATAAAACCATCATCATAACCATTGAAGGCTTTGAAGCTCCCGAAGAACATGCACTTCCCTGAGAAATTGCAATGCCTTTCATATCCAGCTGAAGCCCGATCAAAGGATTTTTATAAGGTAACAAAGCGCTTAAAACCGTGTAAAGACTATTTTCTTTCTCTGCACTTCTTCCATTGAATTTAATGCCTGGAATCTCTGCGGAAAGCCTTTCAATCGCATAGGTTTTGATATCCTGCATATGGTTTGTGTAGGCTTCCATATTTTTTAAAGATAATTCCAAAGCTTTTCCTAATCCTACAATTCCTGCAACATTTTCAGTTCCGGCTCTCAAACTTCTCTCCTGTGGTCCTCCTGTAATAATTCCTTTTAATCCGCTTGATTTTCTGATGAAAGCAAAACCAACACCTTTCGGCCCGTGGAATTTATGAGCACTGCAAGACGCAAAATCAACATGGATATCCGAGAAATCCAAATCCATATGAGCCATTGTCTGTACCGTATCAGAATGGAAAAGCGCATTATTTGCCTTGCACAATTCTGCTATTTTTTTAATATCATAAATATTTCCGATCTCATTATTGACATGCATTAAGCTTACCAATGTTTTCTTATCGGAAGCTTTTAATAATTCTTCCAGTTTATTAAGGTCGATATCTCCTTTTTCATTTGGACGGATGTAGCTTACTTCTACTCCTTTTCTGTTTTTCATGTCCAAAATACTCTCGGAAACACATTTGTGCTCCAAAGGAGAACTGATGATTCTTTCAACTCCAAGATGCTCTACACAAGATTTGATGATCATGTTGTTTGATTCTGTACCGCAAGACGTGAAGATAATCTCAGCGGGTGTCACGTGAAGATAATCTGCAATCTGCCTTCTTACATTTTCGATAAGAATTTTTGCTTCCTGCCCGAAGCTGTGCGTTGAAGAAGGATTTCCGAAATTCATCTTCATGGTTCCAACCATTGCATCAATTACTTCTTCTGAAAGAGGTGTTGTTGCAGCGTTATCTAAATATACTTTATTCATTTTAGTTTGAATATTTTAATTGTACGGAGGTGAACTGATACTCTGAAGGGACAGTAAAGATAAACCACGGATTTGACATCACGGAAATCTCCATTCCACCCGATTGATACTGGGGGACTTCAACATACAATACGTTATCTTTTACTGAAATATTTTTGATTTTAGTAATTTTATGATCCCCGGAAGTGAAGCTTCCCAAGTTGTATAAAATCACTTTTTTGTCTTTTGGAAATTGAGGGTAAACAGGTGCTTTATCAAGATCAATTACAGCTGTATTTCCTTTGATAGCTTTCTGAAGTTCCTGTTCATTTTTAATAATAACAAAATTAGCCTCATTGCCTCCACCATATGATTCCGAAACAAGAATTTCAGCATTTTTATTGGTGGCGGATGATTTCTGGGACGGTGTACTTGTACAACTCATAATGAATCCAAGACACAAAATAAGCATTTTCTTCATTCTTATATTTTATCACCCAAAATTAGTGAAAAAATTGGTAATGACCTTCATTTGCCCATTTCAGCATTGGCTTATCTCCGGAAGTATCACCGAATGCAATGATTTTGTCGTATTTCTGGCCGTCTATTTCAGTTTTTATTCTGGCTAATTTTTCCTTGCCGTTGCAGTTTTTACCGATGAAATTTCCTGTGAAAACACCGTTCCTGAACTCTGCTTTTGTCGAAACCAGCTGCATCTGAAAAGCATCAGCAAAAGGTTTAGCCCAGATATCCAGAGAAGCCGTTACCAATAGGCTTTGTGTATTTGAACGATCAATATTTTGAATAAAGTCTAAGGCATTTTCTCTGACAATTTTGGGATAATGCTCTTCAAAGAACTGTCGGGATTTTTTTTCAATTTTTTCCTGAGTCTGCCCTTTAAGAATAGCACCGATAAAGCTTTTCTTTACTTTTTCAGTTTCAGCCAATTTCAATTTTAAAAGGATAAAAAGCGGAACATGTTTCAAAAACTGCAATCTGAATTTTGTGGGATCGTAAAATTTAAGATACATAAACATCGTATCCTTGTAAGTCAGAGTTCCGTCAAAATCAAAACAATACAGTTTTTTCATTGGTGTTTTTTGTCTTATTTAAAATTTATTATAATGTATTTTAACGCTAAGATTGTCAGGATATTTTAAGTCCTTCTCATTTTTCATTTAAAAACTTAGCAACCTCCGCATTTAACTTTCTATTAAATTAAAGAAATTATTTTAAAGTTTTAATTTTTTAAAAATAAATTCAGGAATATTTCTGATAATCAACATAATAATTCCCCAAATCGGTAAAACATACGCTACATTTTTCTGCTTTTTGTAAGCTTTAAATATGCAATCTGCTGCCTGTTTCGGAGTTGCCGTCAGTTTCGGATTCAAAGGAAGTCCTTCTGTCATTTTGGTAGCCATAAATCCCGGTTTTACGGTCATTACATGAACTTTTTTATCAAACAGATAATTTCTGAGTCCGCTTAAATAGGCCGTAAAAGCTGCTTTTGCACTTCCATAAATAAAATTACTCTGTCTTCCGCGATCGCCTGCTACAGAGGACAAACCAATAATCGTCCCTGATCTTCTGCTTTCGAATTTCTGGGCAAAATAATTCATCACAGGAACTAATTTTGAGTAATTAATATCAATAATTTTCTCCGTATTCTTATTGTCGTACAAGCCTTCTTCGGTTCCTTCGCCCAAATAACCCGTTGCACAAAATAATAGATTTGAATTGATATTTTCAAATTGTGTAAAATCTATTTCTTTCGTTAAATCAAGCTCGATAACTTCCGCCTGCTGAAAAAATTTCACATCAATATGCCTTGCAAATCTTTCGGTAGTTTCTTTGCTGGAGGTAAAAAGATAGATTTTCTCAAATTTCTCACCTTCCTGCAAAGCCTTTTCCACAAAGGCCTGAGCAACTTCCGATGTACTTCCTAAAACGATCATTTGGTTTAATTATTATTTATGATTCTTTTGTGCTGCAAAGACACAAATTTTGAACTCTGCGTATTTTTAAGATAATTGGTAAGAGACGATCTGCTCATGCTGTCTTTCGTAAGATAAATTCTTCCGCCAAACTCCTGAACGATCTGATCCAGCTGATCTACAAGCTTTTTCAGTTTTGAATTTACTTTAAAATCAAGCGCTAAAGTATACCCTTCCACCGGAAAAGAATTGTACGCTTCAGGATTATTTTTCCCGAAAAGCTTCAATACAGCCAGGAATGAACCATTTCCGCTATTTGCGATGGTTTCAAGAATTCTTTTCATTCCTTCTTTACCCGTTTCCTTCGGGATTACCATCTGATACTGGATAAATCCTGATTTTCCGTAGATCCTGTTCCATTCATGAATTGCATCCAACGGATAGAAAAATGTTTCGTAATCGATGAAGTTTTTAATTTCTTTTGACCTTTGTTTATTAAAGTACAGCAGATTAAAAATTTTCACCGTTAAAGCATTTAAAACAAATCCGGGAAAGTAGAAAGGAACTGTAGGTTCAAATTTTTTCTTTAACCTTAAAGGTTTATCTTTTAAATTGGAAGGAAGCTCATGCTGAAAAGCGTGTTCACCTCTCATGAGAATACTTCTTCCTATGTTTTTTCCTTTTTGAAGACAGTCGATCCAAGCCACGGTGTAGGTCCAGCTTTCACTTTCCTCAAAAAGTCTGAAAATTTCATCAAGATTTTCCGCTTTGATGCTTTCCTGACGAATGTATGCCGATTCTATATTTTTAAGCTTAAATTTAGCTGTCAAAATAATTCCTGTCAACCCCATTCCGCCAATGGTAGCCCAGAATTTGTCTGCGTTTTCTTCTCTTGAACAGGTGATGATCTCCCCGTTTTCGATCATTAATTTAAATTCAATCACATATTCTGAGAAACAGCCTTCTGCGTGGTGATTTTTACCATGAACATCAGATGCAATCGCACCTCCGACGGAAACAAATTTCGTTCCTGGTGTTACATATAAAAAATATCCCTGCGGAACAGCAATTTCCAGCACATCTGAAAGTAAAACTCCCGATTCGCATTCAATAATCCCGTTCAGACGATCAAAACTGATGAATTTATTTAATTTTTTAGTTGAAAATATATGCTCGCCCAAAGAAGCATCACCATAGCATCTTCCATTGCCCCTTGCGATCACTTCATTATTACTAAGAATAAATTCTTTTATTTTTTTGAAGCTGTCATCAG
Protein-coding regions in this window:
- a CDS encoding FAD-binding oxidoreductase, which translates into the protein MKPDFIQKVTNWGNFPIVEKEMKSDDSFKKIKEFILSNNEVIARGNGRCYGDASLGEHIFSTKKLNKFISFDRLNGIIECESGVLLSDVLEIAVPQGYFLYVTPGTKFVSVGGAIASDVHGKNHHAEGCFSEYVIEFKLMIENGEIITCSREENADKFWATIGGMGLTGIILTAKFKLKNIESAYIRQESIKAENLDEIFRLFEESESWTYTVAWIDCLQKGKNIGRSILMRGEHAFQHELPSNLKDKPLRLKKKFEPTVPFYFPGFVLNALTVKIFNLLYFNKQRSKEIKNFIDYETFFYPLDAIHEWNRIYGKSGFIQYQMVIPKETGKEGMKRILETIANSGNGSFLAVLKLFGKNNPEAYNSFPVEGYTLALDFKVNSKLKKLVDQLDQIVQEFGGRIYLTKDSMSRSSLTNYLKNTQSSKFVSLQHKRIINNN
- a CDS encoding response regulator transcription factor, whose amino-acid sequence is MNNRILIADDHLVVSIGIVSILRSAYPNMVIDIAKSYPEAKNCLLAHKYDVIMLDIHMPGTQYTQMIPEIKELQNDIKILIFSSFDQNIALQYIRKGAEGYLNKQCSEDDVKNAINTILETGFYYPPELIPIIMKGTKETTEVKNLTTREFEVFELLAKGNGNLEISSYLNVQVSTVSTFKKRIFEKLKITNIAELIEIYKCLH
- a CDS encoding GIY-YIG nuclease family protein; translated protein: MYYVYILYSLSRDVYYKGFSEDVEKRLTYHINSKGKYTSGTEDWKIVYVQSFESKTLALIEEKRLKKLNRVSIEKLIHE
- a CDS encoding SDR family NAD(P)-dependent oxidoreductase — translated: MIVLGSTSEVAQAFVEKALQEGEKFEKIYLFTSSKETTERFARHIDVKFFQQAEVIELDLTKEIDFTQFENINSNLLFCATGYLGEGTEEGLYDNKNTEKIIDINYSKLVPVMNYFAQKFESRRSGTIIGLSSVAGDRGRQSNFIYGSAKAAFTAYLSGLRNYLFDKKVHVMTVKPGFMATKMTEGLPLNPKLTATPKQAADCIFKAYKKQKNVAYVLPIWGIIMLIIRNIPEFIFKKLKL
- a CDS encoding cysteine desulfurase family protein is translated as MNKVYLDNAATTPLSEEVIDAMVGTMKMNFGNPSSTHSFGQEAKILIENVRRQIADYLHVTPAEIIFTSCGTESNNMIIKSCVEHLGVERIISSPLEHKCVSESILDMKNRKGVEVSYIRPNEKGDIDLNKLEELLKASDKKTLVSLMHVNNEIGNIYDIKKIAELCKANNALFHSDTVQTMAHMDLDFSDIHVDFASCSAHKFHGPKGVGFAFIRKSSGLKGIITGGPQERSLRAGTENVAGIVGLGKALELSLKNMEAYTNHMQDIKTYAIERLSAEIPGIKFNGRSAEKENSLYTVLSALLPYKNPLIGLQLDMKGIAISQGSACSSGASKPSMVMMMVLSEDEMDHCTPLRISFSHMTTKEDIDALVNALKEISKDFVIENTNVEHR
- a CDS encoding sensor histidine kinase, giving the protein MSRFLITIFLFVIFQAEGQIASSWYDMDSGLPQNSIKDIIKDKYGFIWLSTDDGIVRYDGLSFTPYNNLAVTNLHFEDFHGNISHDSIMIGNNNEENKILITKRNVYKIPQKNLNKVESILLKEKNGFKKRLVKNIGLEYYPGLQYFIKTKSGDYFFRKNEILYLEKKKVKQKISIPFSNPDLSHVFVYNEVLYVTDPIKRHTYRIDKGKLSILKEPTILNDPSTRIFWQQISDQTFILNNDEISLLQHDKNGLQLKFLVKYKDFGRQRFNCIFYDQHFNKLYLGSLTKGLNIIYLGNFFTAQKKIPFVEEVARASLPFTRNTIIDVSGYELNKYGLVKNHYFDSDNKYFMQYDDSKNILFTKDSVLVRMRKSSQYKVRDTVSFIKTFCGIYEKDSLRAVSITYDLKYSYLYIYKNKHIKKADCIFKFKGSVSSFLKYGNDLLVGHNNGLYRISLSHNTISQLASGISVKSIIQTPDKMVWVTTNKHGFFLLKDKKLFKIPLDQNAYLSSAHYILADPYGYYWISSNNGLFKASKNLLLQSVKSKSPVFYYRFSKSEGLLTNEFNGATLPNAYSLDNGEFVFPSMDGFVFFNPKSIATYYPDKKNIFIERARINNSKIINFKNHLVLENNYKQADIFIDIPYYSNSYNLRIEAKIEGEDKDWQQIPIKDERKYTIKSLETGTYTLLLRILVSPDGSYEYKTISFEIKPLFYQTTAFKISLGLLLLLIIIYIGQKRTKFLRKKNTTLKTKVNHMANELKETSKHLETVKNDMQKESEYRTRLVEAISHDIATPVKYIALLSQKLNEEKDTDIQKEYFDTIHQSSAQLYSFTLQLKEYTDLYRTENIFQTEKYPINEILITKKRLFDDIAKSKKNSIIIDDKNEAYSFINKNIIACIIHNLLDNAVKYTDGGTIHLSAEEGSDFTSINISDTGYGMSDEQMIYYKQVFEHANEDDIVQFKNYGLGLHMVIHLIKKINSVITFNKNIPHGTIIKIILKNTYE
- a CDS encoding HAD family hydrolase, with protein sequence MKKLYCFDFDGTLTYKDTMFMYLKFYDPTKFRLQFLKHVPLFILLKLKLAETEKVKKSFIGAILKGQTQEKIEKKSRQFFEEHYPKIVRENALDFIQNIDRSNTQSLLVTASLDIWAKPFADAFQMQLVSTKAEFRNGVFTGNFIGKNCNGKEKLARIKTEIDGQKYDKIIAFGDTSGDKPMLKWANEGHYQFFH
- a CDS encoding GIY-YIG nuclease family protein, which encodes MYYVYILYSLSRDIYYKGFSEDVEKRLTYHINSKGKYTSGTEDWKIVYVQSFESKTLALIEEKRLKKLNRVSIEKLIKQ
- the trxA gene encoding thioredoxin, translating into MALEITDSSFQDTVLKSDKPVLVDFWAVWCGPCRTLGPIIEEVAHDFEGKAVVGKVDVDNNQEISMQYGIRNIPTVLIFKNGEVVDKLVGVAPKEVIAEKLSAHL